From Nitratidesulfovibrio vulgaris str. Hildenborough, a single genomic window includes:
- a CDS encoding (Fe-S)-binding protein, with protein MTSTPSQDDKQCLLCGQCLAVCPVFLATGREELSPKAKQHLLRHFRERPEALAEAPVRVLADRCLSCGRCAVACPHHLSVPDALARLRSGHPLWHQWVWRRWIEQGRLLWPALAQASRLVPQVVAPEALRPMLRSAASMLAGNRPAPWLRVSHYDKEAGKGQVVLLFAGCTARRIRPRWLHTAKALLRRLGYSIAEGRGFTCCGSTLDHAGIPDAASSARAVNLAVWRAAGRPVLATFCATCHHGLAAYVDDDTLGWADGEREAWRESLRPLSTLWGATTFETLEAAPAAIRYHQPCHWYGKDPDLAWLRDAMPGRVTTPGGPVCCGMGGVLQLADAPLSQEVASDCWHHLLPSEAAASPAPDTHSATSGNAPDGQSPDVPGLAGPATDDHTSRRHNILTGCSGCTLQLTATAPADATVHHWLDIIDPVPAAVSPDACPE; from the coding sequence ATGACGTCCACGCCTTCGCAAGATGACAAGCAGTGCCTTCTCTGCGGGCAATGCCTCGCCGTGTGTCCCGTCTTTCTCGCCACGGGGCGTGAAGAACTCAGCCCCAAGGCCAAGCAGCACCTTCTGCGCCATTTCAGGGAACGTCCCGAGGCCCTCGCCGAAGCCCCCGTCCGTGTCCTTGCCGACCGCTGCCTCTCATGCGGGCGTTGCGCAGTGGCCTGTCCGCATCACCTGTCAGTGCCCGACGCGCTTGCACGTCTCCGTAGCGGACACCCGCTGTGGCATCAGTGGGTATGGCGACGCTGGATTGAACAGGGACGACTTCTCTGGCCCGCCCTCGCACAGGCAAGCCGACTCGTCCCGCAGGTCGTCGCCCCCGAAGCCCTGCGCCCCATGTTGCGTTCGGCGGCGTCCATGCTTGCTGGCAATCGCCCCGCGCCATGGTTGCGCGTCTCGCACTACGACAAGGAAGCCGGAAAGGGACAGGTCGTGCTGCTCTTCGCCGGGTGCACGGCACGCCGCATACGCCCCCGCTGGTTGCATACGGCCAAGGCGCTGCTGCGACGGCTTGGATACTCCATCGCCGAAGGCCGCGGATTCACCTGTTGCGGCAGTACCCTCGACCATGCGGGCATCCCCGACGCGGCGTCGTCCGCGCGCGCCGTCAACCTTGCGGTATGGCGTGCGGCAGGACGTCCCGTGCTGGCGACCTTCTGCGCCACATGCCACCACGGACTCGCAGCCTACGTCGATGACGACACCCTCGGCTGGGCCGACGGCGAACGCGAGGCATGGCGCGAGTCGTTGCGCCCCCTGTCCACCCTCTGGGGGGCGACGACCTTCGAGACACTCGAAGCCGCCCCCGCAGCCATCCGCTACCACCAGCCCTGCCACTGGTACGGCAAAGACCCCGACCTCGCATGGCTGCGCGACGCCATGCCCGGCAGGGTCACCACTCCCGGCGGCCCGGTCTGCTGCGGCATGGGCGGCGTACTGCAACTGGCCGATGCCCCCCTGTCGCAAGAGGTGGCCTCAGACTGCTGGCACCACCTGCTTCCGTCGGAGGCTGCCGCGTCGCCCGCGCCAGACACCCACTCCGCGACATCCGGCAACGCCCCAGACGGACAGTCACCAGATGTGCCGGGCTTAGCCGGACCAGCGACGGATGACCACACTTCACGGCGTCACAACATCCTGACCGGGTGCAGCGGCTGTACGCTGCAACTCACGGCGACCGCCCCCGCAGATGCCACGGTGCACCACTGGCTGGACATCATCGACCCCGTACCGGCAGCGGTATCGCCCGACGCGTGCCCCGAGTGA
- a CDS encoding FAD-binding oxidoreductase, with amino-acid sequence MSHTANVTAEEAVHGLSAAQRRFLEGLLPEGDRLFSAEETLVFGTDASRKCGTPLAVVRPTTEAQVVELLRWADAERLPVYPRARATNVVGGCVPQRPGIVLSTLRMARIIDIDEHDFVAVVQPGVITADLQRAVEARGLFYPPDPASQNISSIGGNVATCAGGMRAVRYGVTRDYVLGLRAVLPGGEVLATGSRCHKNVVGLDLVRLLVGSEGTLGCLTEVTLKLLPLPEATASLLAGFSDLGAAMDAVRNVFAAGILPVALEFMGPEVLDCAALLNDVPWPKTVRAALLFRLDGSRAALPLEVDRLAAAVRDAAPVWSAVGVGRDEEEPLWTIRRSINPASFLVKPDKMSDDVTVPRGRLREALEGIRAIAEARSLTILTFGHVGDGNIHVNIMHDASVTEEREHALAAKGEVTDLILSLGGTLSGEHGVGLTKAPYVHRQLSKLERGLMAQVKAAFDPHGIMNPGKAY; translated from the coding sequence ATGTCCCACACTGCGAATGTCACTGCGGAGGAGGCCGTACACGGCCTCTCCGCCGCACAGCGGCGCTTTCTCGAAGGATTGCTGCCCGAAGGCGACAGGCTGTTCTCCGCCGAAGAGACCCTCGTCTTCGGCACAGACGCCAGCCGCAAGTGCGGCACGCCTCTCGCCGTGGTGCGTCCCACCACGGAAGCGCAGGTCGTCGAGTTGCTGCGATGGGCCGACGCAGAACGCCTGCCCGTCTATCCGCGCGCCCGTGCCACCAACGTGGTGGGCGGCTGTGTGCCCCAACGTCCCGGCATCGTGCTGTCCACCCTGCGCATGGCGCGCATCATCGACATCGACGAGCACGACTTCGTCGCCGTGGTGCAACCGGGTGTGATCACCGCCGACCTGCAACGCGCCGTCGAAGCGCGCGGTCTCTTCTACCCGCCCGACCCGGCAAGCCAGAACATCTCATCCATCGGCGGCAATGTGGCCACCTGCGCGGGCGGGATGCGCGCCGTGCGCTACGGCGTCACCCGCGACTACGTTCTGGGACTGCGTGCCGTCCTGCCCGGTGGCGAGGTGCTGGCGACGGGCAGCCGTTGCCACAAGAACGTCGTCGGCCTCGACCTCGTGCGCCTGCTGGTCGGGTCGGAGGGTACGCTGGGCTGCCTCACGGAAGTGACGCTCAAGCTGCTGCCCCTGCCCGAGGCCACGGCTTCGCTGCTGGCCGGATTCTCCGACCTCGGCGCGGCCATGGACGCCGTGCGCAACGTCTTCGCGGCGGGCATCCTTCCCGTGGCACTGGAATTCATGGGGCCTGAAGTGCTGGACTGTGCAGCCCTTCTCAACGATGTGCCATGGCCGAAGACGGTGCGCGCAGCACTCCTGTTCAGGCTTGACGGCAGCCGTGCCGCACTGCCGCTGGAGGTGGACAGGCTGGCAGCCGCCGTGCGCGATGCCGCCCCGGTGTGGTCGGCCGTGGGCGTGGGACGCGACGAGGAAGAACCTCTCTGGACCATCCGCCGTTCCATCAATCCCGCCTCGTTCCTCGTCAAGCCCGACAAGATGAGCGACGACGTGACCGTGCCGCGCGGGAGGCTGCGCGAGGCCCTTGAGGGCATCCGTGCCATCGCCGAGGCACGCAGCCTCACCATTCTCACCTTCGGGCATGTGGGCGACGGCAACATCCACGTGAACATCATGCACGATGCCTCGGTGACGGAAGAACGCGAACACGCCCTCGCCGCCAAGGGCGAAGTCACCGACCTCATCCTTTCACTGGGAGGTACGCTTTCGGGTGAACACGGTGTGGGCCTGACCAAGGCCCCCTATGTGCACCGTCAGCTTTCAAAGCTGGAACGCGGACTCATGGCACAGGTCAAGGCCGCCTTCGACCCGCACGGCATCATGAACCCCGGCAAGGCGTACTGA
- the smpB gene encoding SsrA-binding protein SmpB: MSKKAPGANVIAQNKKARHIYELSDNHEAGISLTGSEVKSLRAGHVNFRDSYVDFRNGEAFLVGLHIAPYDNAGYAQHDPDRDRKLLLHAHEIENLARSVEQKGYTVVPTKLYFARGKVKVDIAVGRGKKLHDQREDLKRRAEDRDTQRELARF, from the coding sequence ATGAGCAAGAAAGCACCCGGCGCCAACGTCATCGCCCAGAACAAGAAGGCGCGCCATATCTACGAACTCTCCGACAACCACGAAGCAGGCATCTCGCTCACGGGCTCGGAGGTGAAGAGCCTGCGCGCCGGGCACGTCAACTTCCGCGACAGCTATGTCGACTTCCGCAACGGCGAGGCGTTTCTCGTGGGTCTGCACATCGCCCCCTACGACAACGCCGGGTACGCCCAGCACGACCCCGACCGTGACAGGAAGCTGCTGCTGCACGCCCACGAAATCGAAAATCTCGCCCGGTCCGTGGAACAGAAGGGCTACACGGTGGTGCCCACCAAGCTCTATTTCGCACGGGGCAAGGTGAAGGTGGACATCGCCGTCGGTCGGGGCAAGAAGCTGCACGACCAGCGCGAAGACCTGAAGAGACGCGCCGAAGACCGCGACACACAGCGCGAACTCGCCCGCTTCTAG
- the ptsP gene encoding phosphoenolpyruvate--protein phosphotransferase, which produces MARGILYGIAVSSGISIGKAFFMDRSRQSAAHDIIQPGAAESEVARLDEAAAQVASDLDRARAQVPADLRDHAAIIDSHRMICRDPKLMGDAARRIREQNISAPWALEQAVDAIAQAFRAIDDPYIRERVQDVRAVAERILSRLAGNARELKSTGERMVLLAHDLTPADTIELQVSRIMSFATAEGGKTSHTGILARSLQIPAVVGVSGLEEATADGDLVIIDALRGRILIDPDEHELAEYTELKYQFESYQRSIRRQSTLPAETLDGYRIEVQSNIELLEEVPQVLDSGADGVGLYRTEYAFLARRQPPSEQDLCDEYSQVAALMSPRQVVFRTLDVGADKMLREQVRMEEPNPALGLRAIRFCLRHQDVFRTQLRAILRASVHGNVALLFPMISGIQELRQARHILQEVRQELDAEGIPHAPDMPVGIMVELPSAVLIADALAHEVDFFSIGTNDLIQYSLGIDRGNRHVSYLYQPLHPAIVRSIKLVVDSAHRAGISVSVCGEVASDPFCLPILMGMQIDSISIAPQAVPGIKHIIRKTNMEECKTLTRDVLNATTVSTINRMVKETIYNRFPEELTFFSSMLDTDD; this is translated from the coding sequence GTGGCCCGGGGCATCCTCTACGGCATAGCCGTCTCTTCCGGCATCTCCATCGGCAAGGCGTTCTTCATGGACCGCAGCCGCCAGAGTGCCGCGCATGACATCATCCAGCCCGGGGCTGCGGAATCCGAGGTGGCGCGTCTTGACGAGGCTGCGGCACAGGTCGCTTCCGACCTCGACCGTGCACGCGCGCAAGTGCCCGCCGACCTGCGCGACCATGCCGCCATCATCGACTCGCACCGCATGATATGCCGCGACCCCAAGCTCATGGGCGATGCGGCACGGCGCATCCGCGAACAGAACATCTCCGCGCCATGGGCGCTTGAGCAGGCTGTCGACGCCATCGCCCAGGCCTTTCGCGCCATCGACGACCCGTATATCCGCGAACGCGTGCAGGATGTGCGCGCCGTGGCAGAACGCATTCTTTCGCGTCTTGCTGGCAACGCCCGTGAACTCAAGAGCACGGGCGAGCGCATGGTGCTGCTGGCACACGACCTCACCCCCGCCGACACCATCGAATTGCAGGTGTCGCGCATCATGTCCTTTGCCACGGCGGAAGGGGGCAAGACCTCGCACACGGGCATTCTCGCCCGCAGCCTCCAGATTCCCGCCGTCGTGGGCGTCTCCGGCCTTGAAGAGGCCACCGCCGACGGCGACCTCGTCATCATCGACGCCCTGCGCGGCCGCATCCTCATCGACCCCGACGAGCACGAACTCGCGGAATACACCGAACTGAAGTATCAGTTCGAAAGCTACCAGCGCAGCATCCGCAGGCAGTCCACACTGCCCGCCGAGACACTCGACGGCTACCGCATCGAGGTGCAGTCGAACATCGAACTGCTGGAGGAAGTGCCGCAGGTGCTCGACAGCGGGGCCGACGGCGTGGGGCTGTACCGTACCGAATACGCCTTTCTGGCGCGCAGGCAGCCGCCCTCGGAACAGGACCTCTGCGACGAGTACTCACAGGTGGCCGCGCTCATGTCTCCGCGGCAGGTCGTCTTCCGCACGCTGGATGTGGGCGCGGACAAGATGCTGCGCGAACAGGTACGCATGGAGGAACCCAATCCTGCACTGGGATTGCGGGCCATTCGTTTCTGCCTGCGGCATCAGGATGTCTTCCGCACGCAGTTGCGTGCCATCCTGCGGGCCAGCGTCCATGGCAACGTCGCCCTGCTTTTCCCCATGATCTCGGGCATTCAGGAACTGCGACAGGCACGGCACATCCTTCAGGAGGTGCGGCAGGAACTCGACGCCGAGGGCATACCGCACGCACCCGACATGCCGGTGGGCATCATGGTCGAGTTGCCCTCGGCCGTGCTCATCGCAGATGCGCTGGCGCACGAGGTCGACTTCTTCAGCATCGGCACCAACGACCTCATCCAGTATTCGCTCGGCATCGACCGCGGCAACCGCCACGTCTCGTACCTTTATCAGCCGCTGCACCCCGCCATCGTCCGCTCCATCAAGCTGGTCGTGGACTCGGCCCACCGTGCGGGCATCTCCGTCAGCGTCTGCGGCGAGGTCGCCTCCGACCCGTTCTGCCTGCCCATACTCATGGGGATGCAGATAGATTCCATCTCCATCGCACCGCAGGCGGTGCCCGGCATCAAGCACATCATCCGCAAGACCAACATGGAGGAGTGCAAGACGCTCACCCGTGATGTGCTCAACGCCACCACGGTCTCGACCATCAACCGCATGGTCAAGGAGACCATCTACAACAGGTTCCCAGAGGAACTCACCTTTTTCTCGTCCATGCTCGACACGGACGATTAG
- a CDS encoding HPr family phosphocarrier protein, producing the protein MLETIEETPEGVQVAVDVLNEQGLHARPAARLAQEAQRFAARMSLVVDEAEVDAKSILDILSLAAAKGTRIVVRASGDDAHAAVEHIAALFNNRFRE; encoded by the coding sequence GTGCTCGAAACGATAGAGGAAACCCCCGAAGGCGTGCAGGTCGCCGTCGACGTGCTCAACGAACAGGGGCTGCATGCACGCCCCGCAGCACGCCTTGCGCAGGAGGCACAGCGCTTCGCCGCCCGCATGAGCCTTGTCGTGGACGAGGCCGAGGTGGACGCCAAGAGCATCCTTGATATACTCTCGCTTGCCGCCGCCAAGGGAACACGCATCGTCGTGCGGGCATCGGGCGACGACGCACATGCGGCCGTGGAACACATCGCCGCGCTCTTCAACAACCGTTTCAGGGAATAG
- a CDS encoding PTS system mannose/fructose/sorbose family transporter subunit IID: MPDARTLLICLLRTYLIGASFNTRGLQNIGIVYALEPGLRAIHQDPRACRDARKRYLRHFNTHPFWTPLLVGVFLSLEGNIARKTFPPELLASVKDTTVYTLSAIGDSVFGGSLLVFWSLVSCTLVVSGHEMAAALFTLSLFLGLQAFKALTFIAGLREGLKVLQRLKQWDLINWGDRIKMCNGLLLVVLLWRVWPHPAHGLPWGIACIMLSVAALMVGRFHISRIFLAACALAGAYALPWASDWMLLVPSF, encoded by the coding sequence ATGCCAGACGCCCGCACCCTGCTCATATGCCTGCTGCGCACCTATCTCATCGGGGCGTCATTCAACACGCGCGGGCTTCAGAACATCGGCATCGTCTATGCCCTCGAACCGGGATTGCGTGCCATCCATCAGGACCCGAGGGCCTGCCGTGACGCCCGCAAGCGCTACCTGCGCCACTTCAACACGCATCCCTTCTGGACCCCGCTGCTGGTGGGCGTATTCCTGTCGCTGGAAGGCAACATCGCGCGCAAGACCTTTCCCCCGGAATTGCTGGCGTCGGTGAAGGACACCACCGTCTATACGCTCTCGGCCATCGGCGATTCCGTGTTCGGCGGCAGCCTGCTGGTCTTCTGGTCGCTGGTCAGCTGCACGCTGGTGGTCTCCGGTCACGAGATGGCTGCGGCCCTTTTCACGTTGTCGCTCTTTCTCGGCTTGCAGGCATTCAAGGCCCTCACCTTCATCGCTGGGCTGCGCGAAGGGCTCAAGGTTCTCCAGCGACTCAAGCAGTGGGACCTTATAAATTGGGGCGACCGCATCAAGATGTGCAACGGACTGTTGCTTGTGGTGCTATTATGGCGCGTGTGGCCGCACCCCGCGCACGGGCTGCCGTGGGGCATCGCGTGCATCATGCTCTCGGTGGCGGCGCTCATGGTGGGACGCTTTCACATTTCACGCATCTTTCTGGCAGCCTGCGCCCTTGCCGGGGCCTACGCGCTGCCGTGGGCCAGCGACTGGATGTTGCTCGTCCCGTCGTTCTAG
- the rsmI gene encoding 16S rRNA (cytidine(1402)-2'-O)-methyltransferase, with the protein MPSTSPKLWVVATPLGNPGDLSPRAREVLAAVDVVLAEDTRRTGLLFQKCGVTARRFISFHDHNEDGRIPELLTMLQSGTTAALVSDAGMPLFADPGYRLVRACRDAGVHISVVPGPSAPLTALAASGIAPLPFTFLGFPPRKASEQEKFFAPFTTVATTLVFFERKDRLAETLAVAHGVLGHRELCVARELTKTHEEFIYGRLECHTAIPDDLLGEITVVIGPPEEASVSPREQVLAIIEEERADGGRTKDVAKRVQLRVRGWSVKDVYQLMQE; encoded by the coding sequence ATGCCTTCGACCTCACCGAAACTCTGGGTGGTGGCGACACCTCTTGGCAACCCTGGTGACCTGTCGCCCCGCGCACGCGAAGTCCTTGCGGCAGTGGATGTCGTCCTTGCCGAGGATACGCGTCGCACAGGGCTGCTCTTCCAGAAGTGCGGGGTGACGGCCCGTCGCTTCATCAGCTTTCACGACCATAATGAAGACGGACGCATCCCCGAATTGCTGACGATGCTCCAGTCGGGCACGACGGCGGCGCTTGTTTCGGACGCGGGCATGCCGCTCTTCGCCGACCCCGGCTACCGTCTCGTCCGTGCCTGCCGGGACGCAGGCGTACACATTTCGGTGGTTCCCGGGCCGTCGGCACCGCTCACGGCCCTTGCCGCCAGCGGCATCGCCCCGTTGCCGTTCACGTTTCTCGGCTTCCCTCCCCGCAAGGCCAGCGAACAGGAGAAGTTCTTCGCCCCCTTCACCACCGTTGCCACCACGCTGGTCTTCTTCGAGCGCAAGGACAGGCTCGCAGAGACGCTCGCCGTGGCCCATGGCGTGCTCGGCCACCGCGAGTTGTGCGTCGCGCGGGAATTGACCAAGACCCATGAGGAGTTTATCTACGGACGGTTAGAGTGTCACACGGCCATACCTGACGACCTTCTCGGCGAGATCACGGTGGTGATCGGCCCGCCCGAGGAGGCCAGCGTATCCCCGCGTGAGCAAGTGCTCGCCATCATCGAAGAGGAACGCGCGGACGGCGGCAGAACCAAGGATGTGGCAAAGCGCGTACAGCTACGCGTACGGGGCTGGTCTGTGAAGGACGTCTACCAGCTGATGCAGGAGTGA
- a CDS encoding YraN family protein, translated as MVDARHATGQHGEDEAAALLQRTGHRIIARNWRHGGLELDIICETGDTIVFVEVKTRAAHGLTSPTDALTHQKRHRLIRAARAWLAAADAWDRACRFDLVCVTQRGATCTLEHITDAFDLTETLGGGDTSWQPW; from the coding sequence ATGGTAGACGCCCGCCATGCCACCGGACAACACGGCGAGGACGAAGCCGCGGCCCTTCTCCAGCGCACCGGGCACCGCATCATCGCCCGCAACTGGCGTCACGGCGGACTCGAACTCGATATCATCTGCGAAACAGGCGACACCATCGTCTTCGTTGAAGTGAAGACCCGTGCCGCCCATGGCCTGACATCACCGACCGACGCCCTGACGCACCAGAAGCGACACCGGCTCATCAGGGCGGCCCGCGCATGGCTGGCAGCCGCCGATGCATGGGACAGGGCCTGCCGCTTCGACCTCGTGTGCGTCACGCAGCGGGGTGCAACCTGCACACTGGAGCATATCACCGATGCCTTCGACCTCACCGAAACTCTGGGTGGTGGCGACACCTCTTGGCAACCCTGGTGA
- a CDS encoding ribonuclease HII: MPPRPQRLAPVADLPPVFAGIDEAGRGCLAGPVVAAAVILPQEYALPGLTDSKKLTAARRESLAEGIRSCAVTWGIGVVWPRDIDRINILQATFRAMARAVRVLRQPPPAILIDGDKTLPPHVLTSLSCDGHLPTQRAIIGGDGCIPAISAASILAKTFRDRLMDTLDRRYHGYGFAKHKGYGTAEHLAAIAAHGPCAQHRLTFRGVRPNPAAEEQLTLW, translated from the coding sequence ATGCCCCCGCGCCCCCAACGCCTTGCACCTGTTGCCGACCTGCCACCTGTGTTCGCCGGCATCGACGAAGCCGGACGCGGCTGCCTTGCAGGCCCCGTCGTGGCTGCCGCGGTCATTCTCCCGCAGGAGTATGCCCTGCCGGGACTCACCGACTCCAAGAAGCTCACGGCGGCACGGCGCGAATCCCTCGCAGAGGGCATCCGCTCATGTGCCGTGACATGGGGCATCGGCGTTGTCTGGCCGCGAGACATCGACCGCATCAACATCCTGCAGGCGACCTTCCGTGCCATGGCGCGTGCGGTGCGCGTCTTGCGCCAGCCCCCCCCGGCCATTCTCATCGACGGCGACAAGACGCTGCCGCCCCATGTGCTCACCTCGTTATCGTGCGACGGACACCTGCCTACACAGCGGGCCATCATCGGCGGCGACGGCTGCATACCCGCCATTTCTGCGGCGTCCATCCTTGCCAAGACATTTCGCGACCGCCTCATGGACACGCTCGACCGCCGTTACCACGGCTACGGCTTCGCAAAGCACAAGGGCTACGGTACGGCCGAGCACCTTGCGGCCATCGCGGCGCATGGCCCATGTGCGCAGCATCGGCTCACTTTCCGGGGTGTGCGGCCCAACCCCGCAGCCGAGGAACAGCTTACGCTATGGTAG
- the rplS gene encoding 50S ribosomal protein L19 — protein MDIMKKIELEHLRMDLPKFRSGDTVKVHLRIVEGEKERIQMFQGNVIRIHRGTTGGTFTVRKVSDGVGVERVFPLHSPFIDRVELITEGRVRRSRLYYLRDLRGKAARIKPKNRF, from the coding sequence ATGGATATCATGAAGAAGATCGAACTCGAACACCTGCGCATGGACCTGCCCAAGTTCCGGTCCGGCGACACCGTGAAGGTGCACCTGCGCATCGTCGAAGGCGAAAAGGAACGCATCCAGATGTTCCAGGGTAACGTCATCCGCATCCACCGCGGCACCACCGGCGGCACGTTCACCGTCCGCAAGGTCTCCGACGGCGTGGGTGTCGAGCGTGTCTTCCCCCTGCACTCGCCCTTCATCGACCGCGTCGAACTCATCACCGAAGGCCGCGTGCGCCGCAGCCGCCTCTACTACCTGCGCGACCTGCGCGGTAAGGCTGCCCGCATCAAGCCGAAGAACCGTTTCTAA
- the trmD gene encoding tRNA (guanosine(37)-N1)-methyltransferase TrmD translates to MRCTILTLFPEFFDSPLDAGLMGKARESGLIDVALVNPRAYTTDRHSTVDDRPYGGGPGMVMRVEPWEKALQGIEEPGRILMMAPKGRPFTQAMARELAQEESLTILCGRYEGFDARLEEIYPIEAVSMGDFVLNGGETAALAVLEAVSRLVPGFMGKEESGTEESFSAGLLEYPHYTRPEDYAGHVVPEVLRSGDHGRIAAWRKECSLRLTLSQRPDILPEAQLDEADMDFLRGLSRNRPGRNLYCALVHYPVVLKEKNSGATSLTNLDIHDIGRSSCTYGLGGFYVTTPLEDQRRLLDTLLRHWTLGPGSRSNPDRAEALGRIKGVDDVRAAIEDIARRTGQVPYVVGTSAKGAGNATPASVRAMLEERPVLLVFGTGHGLAPEVLEGCDAILRPLRWMDGYNHLSVRAAAAIIMDRLLGDCY, encoded by the coding sequence ATGCGCTGCACCATTCTCACGCTCTTTCCGGAGTTCTTCGACTCGCCGCTCGATGCCGGTCTCATGGGCAAGGCCCGCGAATCCGGCCTCATCGACGTTGCGCTCGTGAACCCGCGCGCCTATACCACCGACCGTCACAGCACCGTCGACGACCGCCCCTATGGCGGTGGTCCCGGCATGGTCATGCGCGTCGAACCCTGGGAAAAGGCGTTGCAAGGGATTGAAGAACCCGGTCGCATCCTGATGATGGCCCCCAAGGGACGCCCCTTCACGCAAGCCATGGCGCGAGAGCTTGCGCAGGAGGAATCGCTGACCATCCTCTGTGGTCGGTACGAGGGCTTCGACGCACGCCTTGAGGAAATCTACCCCATCGAAGCCGTCTCCATGGGCGATTTCGTCCTCAACGGCGGCGAGACGGCGGCCCTCGCGGTGCTTGAAGCCGTCTCCCGTCTCGTACCGGGCTTCATGGGCAAGGAGGAGTCGGGAACGGAGGAGAGTTTCTCCGCCGGACTGCTCGAATACCCTCACTACACCCGCCCCGAAGACTATGCGGGGCATGTTGTGCCAGAAGTGCTCCGCTCGGGCGACCATGGACGTATCGCCGCATGGCGCAAGGAGTGTTCCCTGCGCCTTACTCTGTCTCAACGTCCCGATATTCTTCCTGAAGCACAACTCGACGAAGCCGACATGGACTTTTTGCGAGGCCTGTCACGCAACCGTCCGGGACGTAACCTCTATTGCGCTCTCGTGCACTATCCTGTTGTTCTCAAAGAGAAAAATTCTGGCGCAACATCTTTGACAAACCTCGATATTCACGATATAGGCCGCAGTTCATGCACGTATGGTCTGGGTGGCTTCTATGTGACAACGCCACTCGAAGACCAGCGCCGTCTTCTCGACACCCTGCTACGGCACTGGACCCTCGGGCCCGGTTCACGCAGCAACCCCGACAGGGCGGAAGCGCTGGGAAGGATCAAAGGTGTGGATGATGTGCGCGCGGCCATAGAGGATATCGCACGACGTACGGGACAGGTTCCCTACGTAGTCGGGACCAGTGCAAAGGGAGCAGGCAATGCCACTCCCGCATCGGTTCGGGCGATGCTCGAAGAAAGGCCCGTGCTGCTCGTCTTCGGCACGGGGCACGGGCTGGCACCAGAGGTGCTTGAAGGATGTGATGCCATCCTGCGGCCTCTCAGGTGGATGGACGGCTACAATCACCTTTCGGTGAGGGCCGCGGCAGCCATCATCATGGACAGACTTCTCGGCGACTGCTATTAG
- the rimM gene encoding ribosome maturation factor RimM (Essential for efficient processing of 16S rRNA) codes for MEASRFIEIGLLTRPHGLKGEVCVDYYADSPFLLEGTVYLKAGRAAPRPVKVQSMRMHKGRPLVIFEGVNDRTAAELLRGHVMLVPEDTLPELDEDEVYLFELEGISVVIDESGEHLGVIERIDTDAYQEIWVIRTPQGKEVLFPAAAPFVLDIDLDSRTARIAPPPGLLDIYLSD; via the coding sequence ATGGAAGCCAGTCGCTTCATTGAAATCGGTCTTCTGACGAGACCCCACGGACTGAAGGGGGAAGTCTGCGTCGACTATTACGCAGACTCCCCTTTTCTCTTGGAAGGCACGGTCTACCTCAAGGCCGGGCGTGCTGCGCCGCGCCCTGTCAAGGTGCAGTCCATGCGGATGCACAAGGGCAGGCCACTCGTCATATTCGAAGGCGTCAACGACCGCACGGCAGCAGAGTTGCTTCGCGGTCATGTCATGCTTGTTCCTGAAGACACCCTCCCTGAACTTGATGAGGACGAGGTGTATCTTTTCGAACTCGAAGGCATCTCCGTCGTCATCGACGAGTCGGGCGAACACCTCGGCGTCATCGAACGCATAGACACTGACGCCTATCAGGAAATCTGGGTCATCCGCACGCCACAGGGCAAGGAAGTGCTCTTCCCCGCTGCCGCCCCCTTCGTGCTGGACATCGACCTCGACTCCCGCACGGCGCGCATAGCACCTCCTCCGGGACTGCTCGACATCTACCTGTCTGACTGA
- a CDS encoding KH domain-containing protein: MLKELVEYIAKSLVDKPEDVQVTEVEGEQTSVLELKVAKEDLGKVIGKQGRTARAMRTILSAASTKARKRSVLEILE, translated from the coding sequence ATGCTGAAGGAACTCGTCGAGTACATCGCAAAGTCGCTGGTGGACAAACCCGAAGACGTGCAGGTCACTGAAGTCGAGGGCGAACAGACGTCCGTGCTCGAACTCAAGGTAGCCAAGGAAGACCTCGGCAAGGTCATCGGCAAGCAGGGACGCACCGCGCGTGCCATGCGCACCATCCTCAGCGCCGCCTCCACGAAAGCCAGAAAACGGTCGGTTCTCGAAATCCTCGAGTAG